GTTTACGTGACCGATGTTCGACTAAATGCAGTGTTTGTTTTCGATGCAGAAGGAAACTTACTTCGCAATATCAAAGACACAGTAGCGTTTCAACGTCCTGCAGGTATCGCCTATAACAAAGTCACACAGGAGATTATCGTCGTCGATACGAAAGCGTATCACGCGAAATGCTTTCGGAAAGATGGCTCGTTCGTTCGGACGATTGGAACAAAAGGAAGCCGGGAAGGTGAGTTTAATCTTCCCAGTAACATCGTTTGTGACACCGATGGGTACATTTATATCGTCGATACAATGAATTTCCGGGTACAGGTTTTCGATAAAGATGGTAAATTTGTTTCGACCTTTGGACAAGCGGACAACGTACCCGGCAGTTTTTCGCGGCCACGTGGCATCACTGTCGACAGCGATAACAACATCTATGTCGCCGACGCGGCTTTCGATAACATACAGATATTTCAGCGTGACGGGTCATTGCTTTTATACTTCGGGGCGGCTGGTAAAGGGGATGGACAGTTTCAGTTACCGGCGGGTTTATGTTTCGATCAAAAAAACCGCTTGTATGTCGCCGACCAGTACAATGGTCGGGTACAGGTTTTCCAATACATCCAATACAAAGCGGAAACGGGCAAATAGTCTTTAGTACTACTCTATTCTTCCAGTTTCTTTCGCTGTCGGGTTTGGAATAAGACCACTGTGAGACCGACCATTAAAACGATACAACCGGCGTACACAATGGTGGTTCCCGGGTCGTAGGATACGGTAAACACCGATATTTTCGGCGGTCCGGGTATCACGCTGTATTGGTAGATTTTCCAACCGTGATACGTTAACGGCGCGTTCATTTCGATGTCATACGCGAAGGAACTCGCCGATCCCTCATTCACCGTCACCTCACTCGAGATCCCTGCAGCGATTTTGTTGCCGGGATAATACTTCTGATTGACTTTGTTTAGACGTAGTGCAAATCCCAATTCATCGGTGTGGGAAGTCAAACGAAACAGAACATCGTTGTGGTTAGAAGCGAGTTCCGAATTCTTCTTCATCCAGAATGCATTTGATCGCCCGCCCGTAGGATCTTCGATTCGGAATTTTAATGCAAACTCGCCTTCGCCGCTTTTTGCCGGGACAAAATTCCTCATCTGCACCGCAAAACTCTCTAAGGAGCGTACCGTAACGGTATTGATACTGTCAAGTACCAGTTTCTGTCCAAGCGAAATCGGTTGCAGAATGGGCTGTGGCGCATGGACGGCGAGATAGGATAAATCGGATTCGGTTGCAACCAGTAAATAATCTGCAGGCGCTTCCAGCAGATAGGACATATCCATTTTATCGCGGGGAACAAAGGCGAACAGCAGTTTTTTGCCATTCGGCAACATGACTTCGCCATCCGGTCCATCGCCACACCACAATTGCTTATCGACTTCTTTTCCCAGTGCTTCCAACGTTACATCAATGAGCGGTACACCGGTTGGATCGGAGACGTAGGTGAGTTTTCCCACTCCCGATGGGAGGTAGCGGAGTAGTTCGATCCGGCCTTTATTGAAGGGGAGGTCGATACGTTTCGGTCGTCCGTCTTCTGAGCGCGGAATTGTCTCAAAGCGAAGCGGTAACACCGCCGAACGACCATCGGATAACTGAACTTCCAGTTGATAAGAGTTGCGGTTGAGTAGCCTTGTTGACTCGCCTTCCGCTAACTTAATTGTTCCCTCGATACTGTATTCCCGACTGATAACCGCACCAATTAACACGACAAGTACACCGGTATGAGTCATCAACCACCCGATTTGCCCGATCCGATAGGGAAACCGTTGTACGGTACATGCGATGAGATTGACTGCTAATAAACCCAACAGAAAGTCAAACCAGATGCTATGGTAGATGTCGAGTTGTGCCAGCAAAGTTCCTGCCGTTGCTTCATACGCAGTCCCGGTCATCATCGCAAGCGCAATGACGACGAGCAGGACAATCGTCAACTGGATCGAGGCAAGAAAGCGATAAATCTTGGCAAGCAATGTTACTCCCATGACGGTTTACGTCGATTCGACAATAGGTGCAGCTGGCTGCTTGGCACAAGGTCGTGATTATTTGTCAACAAATCCAGTCGCTGATTTCACAACCAATTGCTATCAGAAGCACAGCCGGCAACGGTAGATAGGATTAGCAGATACCGTACCAAAGCTTTGTCAGTGGTTGTTTGACTCTGGCTAATCCCGAGTTACATACGTAAACATCGGCTCGGTAGTATTTCTGCAACTTTTCGATGATTTAGCACCTCACACTGGTAAGAATCTGTGATTGCAACTTCGTTTGTGGCGAAATGTTTTTTTCTCGCAAACGGAGTTCAATTGCAATGAGAACCAATTGCAATCGTGAGGATGTCATGACACACTGGATACGCTACTTAACAGTTTGTTGCATCGCGCTCGGAATTCTCTGCTCGAGCAGTTTTTCCACATCGGCGCCGTTGGGTGAGATTACCGCTTTGCGAGTCGATCACCCACCGAAACTGGATGGGGTACTGAATGACCCAGTGTGGCAACAAGCACAGTTGGTGGGGGATTTCATCCAGCAAATGCAGAAAACCGGCGAGCCGGCGACCGAGCGTACCGAGTTCCGGGTTATCTATACCGACCGGGCGCTTTATATCGGTGCGACTTGTTACGATAGTGAACCGGATAAGGTCACTGCCCACTCGATGGCGCGTGATTTCAGTATTTATTCGGATGATGTCTTCGCCGTTGTTTTGGATACTTACTTCGATCACTCGAATAGTTTCTTCTTTTGCACCAATGCGAATGCTGCCTTATACGATGCGCAGTGCGAGCAGGATGGAAATATTGTGAATGACCGCTGGAACGGAGTGTGGGATTGTCGGTCGACCAGGCATTCCCAAGGCTTTACGCTTGAAATCGAAATTCCCTTTTCGACGTTGCGGTTTCCCGATAAACCGGAACAAGTTTGGGGATTGAACATCGAGCGGGATATTCAACGGCGTCAGGAAGTCACAACATGGCAACCGGTATTGCCAAATGAATTTATCGCGGCAGCTTCCCGATGTGGAAAATTGGTAGGACTCAAGGACATCAAGCGGGGAGGTGATATCGAAATCAAACCGTATGGTGTGGCGGGAATTAGCGAATTAAATACCCCAACCGGTGACGGTCAAACTACTTTGACGAAAGCCGGTGTAAATGCCAAGTTTCCGGTAACTTCCCGCATGACAGTCGATGTGACCATCAATCCCGATTTCGCACAAATCGAAGACGATCAAGCGGTTGTGAATCTAACGCGATTTCCGCTCTTTTTATCGGAGCGACGTGAGTTC
This region of bacterium genomic DNA includes:
- a CDS encoding cytochrome c biogenesis protein ResB — protein: MGVTLLAKIYRFLASIQLTIVLLVVIALAMMTGTAYEATAGTLLAQLDIYHSIWFDFLLGLLAVNLIACTVQRFPYRIGQIGWLMTHTGVLVVLIGAVISREYSIEGTIKLAEGESTRLLNRNSYQLEVQLSDGRSAVLPLRFETIPRSEDGRPKRIDLPFNKGRIELLRYLPSGVGKLTYVSDPTGVPLIDVTLEALGKEVDKQLWCGDGPDGEVMLPNGKKLLFAFVPRDKMDMSYLLEAPADYLLVATESDLSYLAVHAPQPILQPISLGQKLVLDSINTVTVRSLESFAVQMRNFVPAKSGEGEFALKFRIEDPTGGRSNAFWMKKNSELASNHNDVLFRLTSHTDELGFALRLNKVNQKYYPGNKIAAGISSEVTVNEGSASSFAYDIEMNAPLTYHGWKIYQYSVIPGPPKISVFTVSYDPGTTIVYAGCIVLMVGLTVVLFQTRQRKKLEE
- a CDS encoding 6-bladed beta-propeller; amino-acid sequence: MNPAKTFLLFTLFTSLTLFSVGCAPKQAIKPDLVWPSAPEKPRIKFLRSIQGKSDFTTSKMDAFKKTLAGETSLERVVKPYGLAIDSKGRLLVADAGNRCVLVFDENAKKSGDILTYIGTSGAGQLTEPAGVAVDDEDRVYVTDVRLNAVFVFDAEGNLLRNIKDTVAFQRPAGIAYNKVTQEIIVVDTKAYHAKCFRKDGSFVRTIGTKGSREGEFNLPSNIVCDTDGYIYIVDTMNFRVQVFDKDGKFVSTFGQADNVPGSFSRPRGITVDSDNNIYVADAAFDNIQIFQRDGSLLLYFGAAGKGDGQFQLPAGLCFDQKNRLYVADQYNGRVQVFQYIQYKAETGK